In the Alligator mississippiensis isolate rAllMis1 chromosome 7, rAllMis1, whole genome shotgun sequence genome, one interval contains:
- the LOC102562999 gene encoding dehydrogenase/reductase SDR family member 4 isoform X1 yields MLLGMRGCLAGKVALVTASTDGIGLAVARRLAQDGAHVVLSSRRKLNVDRAVAELRGQNLSVLGTVCHVGQAEDRAHLVATALEHYGGIDILVSNAAVNPFFGNTLDASEEVWDKIMKVNVTATAMLVNLVVPHMEKRGGGSIVIVSSIAGFSPFQALGPYSVSKTALLGLTKVLAPELGARNVRVNCVAPGVIKTKFSSALWKDEAMAEKMMEALRVKRLGVPGNYARIVSFLCSPQAAHTPGDPRDGCRTPAQLRPPLNPAGGRGLLHPRKWGGGADEFVGPPYLCCIE; encoded by the exons ATGCTATTGGGGATGCGAGGCTGTCTGGCCGGGAAGGTGGCGCTGGTCACGGCCTCCACGGACGG GATCGGGCTGGCTGTGGCACGGCGCCTGGCGCAGGATGGGGCGcatgtggtgctgagcagccggCGGAAGCTAAATGTGGACCGGGCCGTGGCGGAGCTGCGCGGCCAGAACCTGAGCGTCTTGGGCACTGTGTGCCATGTGGGACAGGCTGAGGACCGGGCACACCTCGTTGCCACA GCCCTGGAGCACTATGGGGGCATTGACATCCTGGTGTCCAATGCGGCCGTGAACCCCTTCTTCGGGAACACACTGGATGCCTCGGAGGAGGTGTGGGACAAg ATCATGAAGGTCAATGTGACGGCGACGGCGATGCTGGTGAATCTGGTCGTGCCACACATGGAAAAGAGGGG GGGTGGCTCCATTGTCATAGTTTCCTCCATTGCTGGCTTCTCCCCCTTCCAG gccctgggccccTACAGTGTCAGCAAGACGGCTCTGCTGGGCCTCAccaaggtgctggccccagaactAGGTGCCAGGAATGTGCGGGTCAATTGTGTTGCACCCGGCGTCATCAAGACCAAATTCAGCTCTGCG ctctggaaaGATGAGGCCATGGCGGAGAAGATGATGGAGGCCTTGCGAGTGAAAAG gtTGGGGGTCCCAGGCAACTATGCCAGAATCGTGTCCTTCCTCTGCTCCCCGCAAGCTGCTCACACCCCAGGGGACCCCCGGGATGGGTGCAGGACCCCGGCCCAGCTCCGCCCCCCTTTGAACCCagccggggggcggggcctgctGCACCCCCgcaaatgggggggaggggctgatgAGTTTGTGGGTCCCCCCTATCTCTGCTGTATTGAGTGA
- the LOC102562999 gene encoding dehydrogenase/reductase SDR family member 4 isoform X2: MLLGMRGCLAGKVALVTASTDGIGLAVARRLAQDGAHVVLSSRRKLNVDRAVAELRGQNLSVLGTVCHVGQAEDRAHLVATALEHYGGIDILVSNAAVNPFFGNTLDASEEVWDKIMKVNVTATAMLVNLVVPHMEKRGGGSIVIVSSIAGFSPFQALGPYSVSKTALLGLTKVLAPELGARNVRVNCVAPGVIKTKFSSALWKDEAMAEKMMEALRVKRLGAPEDCAGIVSFLCSPDAAYITGETVVVGGGAPSRL; this comes from the exons ATGCTATTGGGGATGCGAGGCTGTCTGGCCGGGAAGGTGGCGCTGGTCACGGCCTCCACGGACGG GATCGGGCTGGCTGTGGCACGGCGCCTGGCGCAGGATGGGGCGcatgtggtgctgagcagccggCGGAAGCTAAATGTGGACCGGGCCGTGGCGGAGCTGCGCGGCCAGAACCTGAGCGTCTTGGGCACTGTGTGCCATGTGGGACAGGCTGAGGACCGGGCACACCTCGTTGCCACA GCCCTGGAGCACTATGGGGGCATTGACATCCTGGTGTCCAATGCGGCCGTGAACCCCTTCTTCGGGAACACACTGGATGCCTCGGAGGAGGTGTGGGACAAg ATCATGAAGGTCAATGTGACGGCGACGGCGATGCTGGTGAATCTGGTCGTGCCACACATGGAAAAGAGGGG GGGTGGCTCCATTGTCATAGTTTCCTCCATTGCTGGCTTCTCCCCCTTCCAG gccctgggccccTACAGTGTCAGCAAGACGGCTCTGCTGGGCCTCAccaaggtgctggccccagaactAGGTGCCAGGAATGTGCGGGTCAATTGTGTTGCACCCGGCGTCATCAAGACCAAATTCAGCTCTGCG ctctggaaaGATGAGGCCATGGCGGAGAAGATGATGGAGGCCTTGCGAGTGAAAAG GTTGGGGGCCCCAGAGGACTGTGCGGGGATTGTGtccttcctctgctcccctgaCGCCGCCTACATCACGGGCGAGACCGTtgtggttgggggaggggcccCATCCCGGCTCTGA